The DNA region TTTCAATAGAAGTTCGGTTGCTCCAATGAGAGGTGTGTAGCAAAATGCGCCCAGCTCAAAATATGAGCAGTTCTTTCGTCGCCCGCGGGAGGACATACCAGGTCTCTGGTCCAAGTTGATGCCCTCCGCGCGACAATCCGTGTGTTTAGTGTTGTCTGTGTTAGGCAATTAGATCGACCAGTGTTTCTCTACGTGACAGACGCGCAGTGGTAGTTAACTCATTGCAACAGCATTTGATTAATTTGAGCTGTGCTCCGGCCTGTGGACCGGGGCGTGTTTTAGTCAAGCTTTTGAATAATGTTTAATAAGCGTCTACCTTCGCAAGCGTGTCGGCTCCTGCAATAGCTGAACTCAAGGAAATGTCGGATACTTTGGTGTAAACTTCTGTTGTCGCGATGCTTGCATGCCCGAGAAGACGTTGGACAAGTCTTATGTCTACTCCTTCCTCAATGAGCATAGTTGCAGCCGAATGTCGAAAGCGATGAGGTGTGAGATGAGGTTCTATTCGAAGCGACTTGGAAAGTGATTTCAATCTTTTTCGATATGACTGAGAAGTCAATCGACGCCCTCTCGAGTTGGTAAACAGCCACGCATGTGAGCCAGCGACGTCTAGGCGAACCTCCCAGAAATGACGAAAATCTGTCAAAAGATTTTCGTTTGCCACATATACCGTTCGCTCCCTATCACCCTTGCCGCGAACACGAATGCGGCTCGCAGCAGCGGATACATCAATGACTCTCAAAGAAGTGAGTTCTCCAATACGAAGACCAGTTACAACTAAAAGTCTTGTAACCAAACCAGTGATCTGGATCGCCGAGAACTCGTTTGAATTGGCCTGTTTCGTAGTAGGGTCCAACTGCACAATGTGGCGAGCTGATTGAAATACAGCGCTGAGTGTGGGTCGGTCGACTGGCCGCGGCAGTCGTTTCGGCACCTTCATATCCAAACGTAAGCCTTCAAATGGCGACAAGGACTCTGGATCGGC from Roseibium sp. HPY-6 includes:
- a CDS encoding tyrosine-type recombinase/integrase, giving the protein MCDILISEFELYCREQLGLSQHSLRAYRQDLTAFSKFKQKVKLTGPVCASDIINYQCDLREEQGSSPATIRRRLVTLRSYFRWLQVADPESLSPFEGLRLDMKVPKRLPRPVDRPTLSAVFQSARHIVQLDPTTKQANSNEFSAIQITGLVTRLLVVTGLRIGELTSLRVIDVSAAASRIRVRGKGDRERTVYVANENLLTDFRHFWEVRLDVAGSHAWLFTNSRGRRLTSQSYRKRLKSLSKSLRIEPHLTPHRFRHSAATMLIEEGVDIRLVQRLLGHASIATTEVYTKVSDISLSSAIAGADTLAKVDAY